Proteins encoded by one window of Nicotiana tabacum cultivar K326 chromosome 10, ASM71507v2, whole genome shotgun sequence:
- the LOC107763735 gene encoding ubiquitin-conjugating enzyme E2 35, with protein sequence MANSNLPRRIIKETQRLLSEPAPGISASPSEDNMRYFNVMILGPTQSPYEGGVFKLELFLPEEYPMAAPKVRFLTKIYHPNIDKLGRICLDILKDKWSPALQIRTVLLSIQALLSAPNPDDPLSENIAKHWKSNEAEAVETAKEWTRLYASGA encoded by the exons ATGGCGAACAGCAATCTTCCTCGTAGAATTATCAAG GAAACTCAACGGCTTCTCAGCGAACCTG CACCAGGAATAAGTGCATCTCCATCGGAAGATAATATGCGATACTTTAATGTCATGATTCTTGGTCCTACACAGTCTCCTTATGAAG GAGGTGTCTTCAAGCTCGAACTCTTTTTGCCTGAAGAGTACCCGATGGCCGCTCCTAAG GTTCGATTCCTCACCAAAATCTACCATCCTAACATTGATAAG CTTGGAAGGATATGTCTTGATATTCTTAAAGACAAGTGGAGTCCTGCACTTCAGATCCGTACTGTACTTTTGAG CATTCAAGCACTTTTGAGTGCTCCAAACCCGGATGATCCACTCTCTGAAAACATTGCAAAGCACTGGAAGTCAAATGAGGCTGAAGCTGTTGAAACGG CCAAGGAGTGGACACGCCTATATGCTAGTGGTGCATGA